The genome window CGCTGCTCGGCCCGCTGCTGGCGGCCTTCCGGATGTCCGCGCTGCGCTGGCGCGGCCGGTTCGCCGCCTTCGCGGCCGCGCTGCTGGTGCTCGCCATGGGGCTCAACGAGATCAACCGGCACTACCAGGAGTACCCGACCGTGCGGGTGCTGCTCGCGCCCTGGCTGGCGCACACCACCAAGCTGACCACCGGCAAGGTCGCGCACACCGTCGCCGCGCCGCCCGGCCGCTCGCTGGAGAGCGTCTGGCACGCACCGGCCGGCCTGCCCGCCAAGGGCACCGTGTCGACCGCCGCGATCCCCGGCACCAAGTCCGGCTACGCCGGCCGGGACGCCTACGTCTACCTGCCGCCCGCCTACCAGGCCGACCCGCGCCCGCTGCTGCCGGTGGTGGTGCTGCTGGCCGGACAGCCCGGCAGCCCCTCCGACTGGGTGAACTCCGGCGACCTGGCCGCCACCATGGACGCGTTCGCCGCCAAGCACCACGGGCTGGCGCCGATCGTGGTCACCGCCGACCCGACCGGCTCCACCTTCGGCAACACGCTCTGCATGGACTCCAAGATCGCCAAGGCGCAGACCTACCTGGCCGAGGACGTGCCGGACTGGATCCACGCCAACCTGCAGACCGCCACCGGCCGCGGCGCCACGATGATCGGCGGGCTCTCCTACGGCGGCACCTGCGCCGTCCAACTGGCCGTCAACGCGCCCCAGGTGTACGGCTCCTTCCTGGACATCTCCGGCCAGGACGAGCCCACCCTGGGCAGCCACCAGGAGACCGTCGACAAGGCCTTCGGCGGCGACGAGGCCGCCTTCGACGCCGTCGACCCGCTGCACGTGATGGCCCGTCAGCGGTTCCCGCAGACCAGTGCCTCCTTCGTCTACGGCGCCGGCGACGGCACCTACGGGCCGCAGACCCGGACGGTGCACGCCGCCGCCGTCAAGGCCGGTATGACCACGGTGATCGGCTCCGTGCCCGGCGGGCACGACTGGGGCGTCTTCAAGGCCGCGCTGGCCGGCCAGACGCCGTGGATCGCCAAGACCACGGGGCTGACCGGGTGAGCGCTCCCACCGAATCCGAGGTGCCGCTCGCCCCGGCCCCGCCCGGCCGGGCGCAGCGGATGCTGCGGGCCGCCGCGCTGCCCGTGCGGGCGCTGCGCGAGACGCCGCTCGCGGTGGCGCTGGTGCTCGCGCTCTGGCTGGTCGGCGCGCTCACCGGCAGCCTCGGGCACGGGCCGCCGGCGCGGCTGCTGGCCCACGTCGGGGTGGGCATCCCCAGCCTGGCGGCCGGCTACTGGTGGACCCCCGCCAGCTCGCTGCTCTGGTGCACCGGCATCGCCTCCTACCTGGGCACCAGTGCGTTCGCGCTGCTCGTCGGACCGCTGGCCGTGCGCCGGATGGGGATCGCCCGGTCGGCCGCCGTGCTGGTCGGCGGGCAGCTGGCCGGCACGCTGATCGGCACCGGGCTGGTCCGGCTCGGCATCGCGGCCGGCGAGACCTGGACCGAAGGACTGCGCGACCAGGTCGCCGTCGGCCCGAGCGTCGGCCTGTGCGCGCTGGCCGCCGCGCTCGCCTTCCGGCTCACCGCGCTCTGGCGGCGCCGGCTGCAACTCGTCGTGGTGCTCGTGCCGCTGGTGATGATGGTCTACATCGGGCACCTGCAGAGCGTGCAGCGGATGGCCGGGGTGCTGGCCGGGCTGGCCGTCGGCGCGCTGGCCGCCCGGCGCTCCGGGGCCTGGCTGCGCCCGCGCCGGGCCACCAACGCCGAGGCCCGGGTGCTGGTCGCGCTCTGCGTGGTCGGCTCGGCGGTCGGACCGCTGATGGCCTCGCTCTACAGCGCCGCCGACGGCCCGTTCAACACCTTCGGCGACCTCTACTTCTCCCGGCCGCCGAGCGCCGAGGACATCGCCTACGCCTGCTCGGTGTCGATCCCGGAGTGCGCCCACCTCAAGGCCCAGGCGCACTTCTTCGACTCGCCCGGGCAGCTGATGGCCGCGCTCATCCCGGTCCTGCTGGTGGTCCTCGCCGAAGGGCTGCGGCGCGGGCTGCGGCTGGCCTGGTGCTCGCTCGTGCTGGTGCAGCTGCTCTGGATCGGGCTGCTCAGCTGGCTGCTCAGCGAACTGCTGGGACAGGCCGGCGAACTCGGCGGCACCCAGGTGGTCTGGCAGGTGGTCGGCGAGGCGCTGCTGCTGCCGGTGCTGCTGCTCCTGCTGCTGCTGGCCGCCCGCAAGCGGTTCGGGCTGCGGCTGCGCCGGCCGGACGTGCGGCGGCTGGCCGCCGTGATCGGCGGCACCCTGCTGGCCGCCTGCACCGCCTATGTCGGGATCGGCTGGCTGGTCCGCGACCAGTACCAGCCGGACGCCACCCTCACCGGGCTGCTCAAGGGCCTGCCCGCGCAGTTCCTGCCGCCCGCCTACAGCGACCTGCTGCCGGCCGCGCCGGTGCCGGTCGGCGGCACCACACAGGCCCTGGACAGCTACTGCGGGCTGCTCTTCTGGGCGGTCACGCTGGCCGTGCTGCTGGTCGCCTTCCGCCGGCCCTCGGTGCACCAGGACGCCGCCGCCGCGCAGCGCGCCCGGCAGCTGCTGACCCGCTCCGGCGGCTCCACCCTGTCGTTCCTGAGCACCTGGGACGGCAACCACTACTGGTTCGACGAGCACGGCGAGGCGGCCGTGGCCTACCGGGTGATCGCCACCGTCGCGCTGACCACCGGCGACCCGTTCGGCGAGCCGGCGGCCCGCGAACGGGCGGTGGCCGGCTTCGGCCGGTACTGCGACGCGCGCGGCTGGACGCCGTGCTTCTACAGCGTCAGCGGGCAGACCGAGCAGGCCGCCGGGGCGCTCGGCTGGCGCTCGCTGCAGGTGGCCGAGGACACCGTGGTGCCGCTGCCCGAGCTGGCCTTCACCGGCAAGAAGTGGCAGGACATCAGGACCGCGCTGAACAAGGCCGGCAAGCAGGGCATCACCGCCGAGTGGTGGAGCTGGCAGGACGCGCCGCTCGGGCTGCGCGACCAGATCCGGTCGATCTCCGAGGAGTGGGTGGCCGACAAGGGGCTGCCCGAGATGGGCTTCACCCTGGGCGGGCTGGACGAGCTGACCGACCCGGCCGTGCGGCTGCTGGTCGCGGTCGACCCGGACCGCACCGTGCACGGGCTGACCAGCTGGATGCCGGTCTACCGGGACGGCGCGCCGGTCGGCTGGACGCTCGACTTCATGCGGCGGCGCGCCGAGGCCCGCGGCGACGGCGCCCACCAGCCCTTCCGGGGCGTGATGGAGTTCCTGATCGCCTCCGCCGCGCTCGGCTTCAAGGAGGAGGGCGCCGAGTTCCTCTCGCTCTCCGGCGCCCCGCTGGCCCGGGCCGACCGGGGCGGCGAGCCGACCGCGCTGCAGCGGATGCTGGACTGGATAGGGCGCAGCCTGGAGCCGGTCTACGGGTTCCGCTCGCTGCTGGCCTTCAAGGCGAAGTTCCAGCCCGAGTACCGGCCGATGTACATGGTCTACCCCGACCCGGCGGCGCTGCCGGCGATCACCCGGGCGATCGGCAAGGCCTACCTGCCGCACCTGACCCCGGGTCAGGGCGTGCGGCTGATGCGCCGGCTGTCGTCGTGAGGTGACCGGGCGTCAGCCGAGCAGCTCGGCCAGCGCCCGGTCCGGGTCCAGCAGCGCCGCCTCCCGGCCCTGCGGCACCGCCCGGTAGCTGGCCGCCAGGAACCGGCGCAGCGCGCCCGACTCGAACCGCAGCAGCGCGGTGCCCTCCGGGGCGCGCAGCTCGACCACGGTGTGCGGGGTCCGGCAGGGCCGCACGTGCACGTCGCCGAGCCCGCTGGGCAGGGCCAGCCCGTGGGCCAGCAGCTCCCGGGCGAACACCCAGACCACCTCGGCGCCGTCCCGGGGCGCCCGGTCCTCGTCCAGCGAGTACTCGGCCGGGAAGGCCATCCGCACCGCCAGCGGGTCCCGCGCCAGGTAGCGCAGGACCACGGTGAGTCCGCTGGAGCACTGGGTGCTCAGGATCAGACGGGCGGGCACGAGGTGTTCGACGACGGTGCTGCGCATGGGGGCTCCTCGGGGGCGGTGGGGCGCGTGCACCTGGAGAGAGCGCGGGGGCGGCGGGGGATTACGCGGGCGAACGGGTGATCTGGGTCACGAAAAGGTGGTACCACTCTGGCCCCATGGAGGTACGCTGGGTCGCATGGCAATGAACCTTCGTCTCCGGGACGACCAGGCCGAGGCCCTGAAGCAGCGTGCCGAGCAGGAGGGCACCAGCATGAACGCGATAGTGGTCAAGGCGGTCGACGACTACCTTGCCCGCACCGCCCAGCAGGCCCTGGTGCGGGAGACCGCGCTCAAGCAGGCCGCCAAGTGGCGAGAGCTGATGGATCGGCTGAAGTGACCTTTCTCTACCTGTCAGCCGAGGACGTCCTGGCGGTCGCCGCCGCGGCCTGCGACGACATGCAGATCGTCGTCCGGGACGTCGGTCTGCTGGAGTCCGCCGTGCACCGGCCGGCGGCCGAGATGTTCGGCGAGGAGGCCTACCCCGACCTGCTCGACAAGGCCGCCGCGCTGCTGCAGTCGCTGGCGATCAACCATCCGCTCTTCGACGGCAACAAGCGCAGCGCCTGGCTGTCCTGCGTGACCTTCCTGGCGATCAACGGCGTCGATCTGGTGCCGGACATCGACGCGGCCGAGGAACTGGTCATCGCGGTGGCCACCGGTGAGTTGGAGGAGGTCAAGACGATCTCCCAGGGGTTGCGGGCCCTCCTGCCGGACCGGCCCTGAGCCCTTCGTGTCGGGCCCCGGCGTTCGCCCCGGCCCGGTAGGCTAGGCGGGTTGTCCGATCGCCCGCCGACTGTGGGCCGGGGCCGCTTCACCGCCCTGACCTGCGACGATCCCTTCCCCCGGAGACCGTGAGTACTGCCGCCTCTTCCGACATGTCCCCGCTCTTCTCCGACGCCGCCGACCCGCACCACGCCGTCCGGGCCAGCGGCACCTCCGCCGCCTCGCACCTGTCGCCGGCCTTCCCCGGCCGGGCGCCCTGGGGCACCGCAGGCAAGCTGCGGGCCTGGCAGCAGGGAGCGCTGGACACGTACATCGAGAAGCAGCCCCGGGACTTCATGGCGGTCGCCACCCCGGGCGCCGGCAAGACCACCTTCGCGCTGACCCTGGCCTCGTACCTGCTGCACAACCACCTGGTGCAGCAGGTCACGGTGGTCGCGCCGACCGAGCACCTGAAGAAGCAGTGGGCCGAGGCCGCCGCCCGGATAGGCATCCGGCTGGACCCGGCCTACTCTTCGGGCCCGCTGAGCAAGGACTACCACGGCATCGTGGTCACCTACGCGGGCGTCGGCGTCAACCCGATGCTGCACCGCAACCGCACCGAGGCCCGCAAGACGCTGGTGATCATGGACGAGATCCACCACGCGGGCGACTCCAAGTCCTGGGGCGAGGCCTGCTTCGAGGCGTTCGAGCCGGCCACCCGCCGGCTCGCGCTGACCGGCACCCCGTTCCGCTCGGACACCAACCCGATCCCGTTCGTCCAGTACGCGCAGGACACCGACGGCCTGCGCAAGTCGGTGGCCGACTACACCTACGGCTACGGGCACGCGCTCGCCGACCACGTGGTCCGCCCGGTGATCTTCCTCTCCTACAGCGGCAACATGCGCTGGCGCACCAAGGCCGGCGACGAGCTGGAGGCGCGGCTGGGCGAGCCGATGACCAAGGACCTGATCGCGCAGGCCTGGCGGACCGCGCTGGCCCCCCAGGGCGAGTGGATCCCGAACGTGCTGCGGGCCGCCGACAAGCGGCTCACCGAGGTGCGCAAGGCGATCCCGGACGCCGGCGCGCTGGTGATCGCCACCGACCAGAACGCGGCCCGGGCCTACGCCAAGATGATCCGCGAGATCACCGGCCAGAAGGCCACCCTGGTGCTCTCCGACGAGGCCGAGGCGTCCAAGCGGATCTCCGACTTCTCGGAGGGCGACGACCGCTGGATGGTCGCGGTCCGGATGGTGTCCGAGGGCGTCGACGTCCCCCGGCTGGCGGTCGGGGTCTACGCCACCTCCATCTCCACCCCGCTCTTCTTCGCCCAGGCGGTCGGCCGCTTCGTGCGCGCCCGCAAGCGCGGCGAGACCGCCTCCGTCTTCCTCCCCTCGGTGCCGATGCTGCTCGGCTTCGCCAACGAGATGGAACTGCAGCGCGACCACGTGCTGGACCGCCCGAAGAAGGAGGGCGACGGCCTCTTCGACGAGGAGGACCGGCTGCTCGCCGAGGCCGAGCGGGCCGACGACGGGCCGGACGGCGGCGGCGAGGAGCTCTCCTACGAGGCGCTGGGCTCCGACGCCGTCTTCGACCGGGTGCTCTACAACGCCATGGAGTTCGGCATGCAGGCGCATCCGGGCTCCGAGGAGGAGGAGGAGTACCTCGGCATCCCGGGCCTGCTGGAGCCGGACCAGGTGCACCTGCTGCTGCAGAAGCGGCAGACCCGGCAGATCCAGCGCTCCAGGACCAAGCCGGCCGAGGAGGCCGACCTGCTGGAGCTGCCGGCCGAGCAGCGCCCGGTGGTGACCCACCAGGAGCTGCGCGAGCTGCGCAAGGAGCTGAACAACCTGGTGGCCGCCTGGCACCACCGGACCAGCCAGCCGCACGGCACCATCCACAACGAGCTGCGCCGCCAGTGCGGCGGCCCGCTCACCGCCCAGGCCACCGCGAACCAGCTGCGCGCGCGGATCGCCAAGGTCAAGGAATGGGCCCGTTGAAACGGTTCCGCCGTGTCGCCCCGGAACCACCCGGCGTACGCTCCTCGGAGCGCGCCGGGTGAGTTCCCGGAAATCTCCCAGGTGTCCGTTACCCGGAGCACAGCGGGAGTCGGGGCTCACAAAGGGTCAGCGAAATGCCGAGGATCGCCCCGATAAGTCCGGATCCAAAATATCGATCATGACCGAATTTTGGACAACCACTTCCGTCACGGCGAATCACTTACTACTTTCTCCCCACGCTCTTCTCGCAGGCACGACCGCGACCGGAGGGCGCACGGTCGAGCGTGCCGATGACGACGCAGCCGACCTTGCCGCGTCCACCACCCCTGCGCGGGAACGCCCCATGGCCGGCCCCGCGGTCGGCTCCCGGTGCGGAAAGGAATGCGTGTCGTGACCGCCGAAACCTCCCAGACCCTCGACCGCGGAGTACGGGTCCTCAAACTGCTGGCCGACTCCGAGCGCGGCCTGACCGTCACCGAGCTGGCCGCCCGGCTGGCGGTGAACCGAACGGTCGTCTACCGACTGCTGGCCACCCTGGAGCAGCACGGGCTGGTCCGCCGGGACATCGGCGGCCGGGCCCGGGTGGGCCTGGGCGTGCTGCGGCTGGCCCACCGGGTGCACCCGCTGCTGCGCGAGGCCGCGCTGCCCGCGCTGCGCAGCCTGGCCGAGGACCTCGGCGCCACCGCCCACCTGACCCTGGTGGACGGCACCGAGGCGCTCGCGGTGGCCGTCGTGGAGCCCAGCTGGACCGACTTCCACGTCGCCTACCGGACCGGCCTGCGGCACCCGCTGGACGAGAGCGCGGCCGGCCGGGCGATCCTGGAGGCCCGCAAGTACCCCGGCCAGCGCAGACCCGACCAGGCCTTCGTGATCACCCGCGCGGAGGAGCAGTCCGGGGCCAGCGGCGCCGCGGCGGCACTCGTCGGGCTGAGCGGGATCGAGGGCAGCGTCGGCGTCGTGATGCTCAACGGGCTCGTGCCCGAGCGGGTCGGCCCGCGGGTGGTGGAGGCCGCGACCGAGGTGGCGGACGCCCTGCGCTGAGCCGGGGTGTGTTTGGATTCCCCTTGTGTCTGCTGATCCGACTGCGCCCGCCCGTCCAACCGGCACCCGGCTGACCCCGCGGCGGCGCGCCCTGGCGCTCTGCGGTGCGGTGCTGGCCGCCCTGGTCCTGGTGGCCGCGTTCGCCCCGCTGCCGTTCACCAAGACCTGGCCGGGCGCCACCGCCGACGCGCTCGGCAGCTACGAGGGCAACCCGGTGCTGACCATCACCGGCGCGCCGGTGCGCGGCACCACCGGCTCGCTGCGGGTGACCACCATCCTGGCCACCGGGCCGGACCAGTCGGTCAGCCTCTACCAGGCGCTCTCCGGCTGGCTCAACCCCAAGGTGGCGGTGCTGCCCCGGGACAGCGTCTACCCGCAGGGCAACCTGACCCAGGCCGCGCAGGAGATGACGCAGGCTCAGGACAGCGCCACCACGGCCGCGCTGAACCACCTGCACCTCTCCGCCGACCAGGTCAAGGTGACGGTGAACCTGGGCGACATCGGCGGCCCGAGCGGCGGCCAGATGCTCAGCCTGGCGATCATCGACAAGCTGGCCGGCGACGGCCACGGCGGCGACCTGACCGGCGGGCGCAACATCGCGGGCACCGGCACCATCGCCGACGACGGCACGGTCGGCCAGGTCGGCGGGGTGGCGCTGAAGACCCAGGCGGCCGCCCGGGACGGCGCCACCGTCTTCCTGGTGCCGCGCGCCGAGTGCGCGGACGCCAAGGTGAACACGCCCAAGCAGCTGCGGCTGATCCCGGTCAACACGCTGGACGACTCGCTGAACGCGCTGAACGCCCTGCGGGCCGGCGCCCCGGTGCCCGCCTGCTGACCGCTCACTCCCCGTCCGGCTGCCCCTCCTGGGCGGCCTGGGCGACCAGCGGCAGCACCCGGTAGGGCACCGGGTTCTCCAGCGCGATCGCGGTGGCCGCCCGGACGATCCCGTCGAAGCCGACCACCCGGTCGATCACCCGCTGCAGGTCGGCGTTGGACCGGGCGACGATCCGGCAGAGCATGTCGCCCTGCCCGGTGATGGTGTGCAGCTCCAGCACCTCCGGCACCGAGGCCAGGTGGGCCCGGACGTCCGCGCCCTGGCCCTGGGAGATCTCCAGGGTGGCGAAGGCGGTCACCGGGTAGCCGAGCGCGGCCGGGTCGACGTCCGGGCCGAAGCCGTCGATCACCCCGCGGGCGATCAGCCGGTCCAGCCTGGCCTGCACGGTGCCGCGGGCCACCTGGAGCCGGCGGGAGCACTCCAGCACGCCGATCCGGGGCTCGACGGCGAGCAGTTCGATGAGTCGGGCGTCCAACGGGTCGATCCGGGACATTACCGGCGGATGCATCGTGCGCCTCCAGCACTGGTCAACCTGTACAGCCGTCGGAGGCATTCTCCGACCACGGTGCACAGCTTGACCAGCGTTCGACCGAACAGTTGCGCAGCGGCGTGAGCGGCGTCACGCTCCACCCACAACCCCGTGGCACGGACCCCACCCGCCGCCACGGGGTCCGACCGGCGTCCTCACACCCCCGGGGCCGCCGAGGTGCCAAGCCTTACAGGGAGGCCGTCATGACCGACACCGCCGCGCAGTCCGTCCCCGCCCACGCGGGCCAGGCCGACCCCTTCCCGGTGAAGGGGATGGACGCCGTCGAGTTCGCGGTGGGCAACGCCAAGCAGGCGGCCCACTACTACTCCACCGCCTTCGGCATGCGCTGCACCGCGTACCGCGGCCCGGAGACCGGCCACCGGGAGACCGCCAGCTACGTGCTGGAGTCCGGCTCGGCCCGGTTCGTGCTCACCTCCGTGGTCAAGGCGTCCACCGAGCGCGGCGCCTTCCTGGACCGCCACGTGGCCGCCCACGGCGACGGCGTGATCGACCTGGCCATCGAGGTGCCGGACGTGCACGCCGCCTACGCCTACGCGCTGGAGCACGGCGCCACCGGCCTGGCCGAGCCGCACGAGGAGAGCGACGAGCACGGCACCGTGGTGCTGGCCGCGATCGCCACCTACGGCGAGACCCGGCACACCCTGGTGGACCGCTCCGGCTACTCCGGCGCCTACCTGCCCGGCTACGTCTCCCGGGAGCCGATCGTCGCGCCGCCGGCCAAGCGCAACTTCCAGGCCATCGACCACTGCGTCGGCAACGTCGAGCTCGGCAAGATGGACACCTGGGTGGGCTTCTACAACCGGGTGATGGGCTTCACCAACATGAAGGAGTTCGTCGGCGACGACATCGCCACCGAGTACTCGGCGCTGATGTCCAAGGTCGTCGCGGACGGCACCCGCAAGGTGAAGTTCCCGCTCAACGAGCCGGCCATCGCCAAGAAGAAGTCGCAGATCGACGAGTACCTGGAGTTCTACGGCGGCCCCGGCGTGCAGCACATCGCGCTGGCGACCAACGACATCGTCAACACGGTCCGCCAGATGCGCGCGGCCGGCGTCGAGTTCCTGGACACCCCCGACAGCTACTACGACACGCTCGGCGAGTGGGTCGGCGAGACCCGGGTGCCGATCGAGGAGCTGCGCGAGCTGAAGATCCTCGCCGACCGCGACGAGGACGGCTACCTGCTGCAGATCTTCACCAAGCCGGTCCAGGACAAGCCGACCGTCTTCTTCGAGATGATCGAGCGGCACGGCTCGATGGGCTTCGGCAAGGGCAACTTCAAGGCGCTGTTCGAGGCGATCGAGCGCGAGCAGGAGCGCCGCGGCAACCTCTGACGGTCCGTCCGACGCCCCGGGCGTCACCAGCGGCCCCGGACCAGCCGGTCCGGGGCCGCTCGGCATGCCCGACGGCGGGTCAGTTGACCACGGTCTGCACGTCCGGCGCGTGCCCGTTCCAGGTGACGAAGACCGAGTTGGTGCTCTGGCCCTGGGAGAAGTCGATCCGCATCCACTGGTCGCCGTTCCACATCTGCATCTGCCAGCCCGGGTCCGGCACCGCCGAGACCAGCTCGGCGCTGTCCGGGTGCATGTCCAGCGCCACCCGGCCGCCCGGCACCAGGTAGCTGCGCACCGTGCCGGTGCCGCCGCCGGCCGCGGGGGTGCTCGCGGCGGCGGTGGCCGGGCGGCGGGTGGCCGCGGGCGGGGTGCTGTGCCCGCCGGTCGGCGCGCTCTGCAGGGCGGCCGGCGGGGTCGGCGGCTCCTGGCCGGGCTGCGGGGCGAGGGGGGCGCCCGGGGCGGCCGGGGTGCCGGGCACGGTGGTCGGGGCGGCCGAGGGGGAGTGGCGCAGCGGCAGCGCGGCCGGCGGCTCGAACGCGGAGTCGGAGAGCACGGCGTTGACGCCCAGCCAGGAGAGCAGCACCGCGGCCGTGGTGGCCACCGCCCAGGCACCCGTCTGAACCAGTCCGCTTCGCATCGACGGCCATCCTGCCGCATCCGCCGCCCCAGCAGCTCAGTGGCCCTGCACCCGCTCCGCCCGATTGAGCAAGGTTCTTGTGAAAAACGGGGATGCCGTACCGTGCAGGGCCATGGCAACAGTCCTGGTGGTCGAGGACGACCCGTTCGTCCGCTCGGCCCTGATCCGCCACCTGTCCGAGTCCGGGCACGCCGTCCGCAGCGTCGGCACCGCCCTGGAGGCGCTGCGCGAGGTCGCGCAGGTCGGCTGCGACCTGGTCATCCTCGACCTCGGCCTGCCCGACCTGGACGGCGGCGAGGCGCTCAAGATGATCCGCGGCCTCACCGACGTCCCGGTGATCATCTCCACCGCGCGGGACGACGAGGCGGAGATCGTCCGGCTGCTCAACGACGGCGCCGACGACTACCTGGTCAAGCCGTTCTCCGGGGAGCACCTGACGGCCCGGATGACCGCCGTGCTGCGCCGGCTCGGCGGCGGCAGCGCGCCCGCCTCCACGGTGCTGCGGGTCGGCGGGCTGGCGATCGACGTGCAGCGGCGCGAGGCGGCGCTGGACGGGCGGCCGCTGGACCTGACCCGCCGTGAGTTCGACCTGCTGGCCTTCCTGGCCGCCCGGCCCGGCGTGGTGGTGCCGCGCAAGGAGATCCTGGCCGAGGTGTGGCGGCAGACCTACGGCGGCGACCAGACCATCGACGTGCACCTGTCCTGGCTGCGCCGCAAGCTCGGCGAGACCGCCGCCGAGCCGCGCTACCTGCACACCGTGCGCGGCGTCGGGGTCCGGCTGGAGGCGCCGGCGCCGGTCGTGGAGCGCCGGCCGTGACCCGCGGCGGCGGCGCGACGGGGGACGCGGGCGCGCCGCCGAAGGCCCGCCGGTCGGGCGAGCCGCTGCGCTGGGCACTGGTCAAGGCCGCCGTGGCCGGGACGACCATGGTCGCGCTGGCCTTCCTGATCCCGCTCGGGCTGATGGTGCAGAAGACCGCCCGGGACCGGGCGTTCACCGCCGCCGACCGGCAGGCCGCCGCGCTCGGCCCGGCCCTGGCCATCACCACCGACCAGGGCGACCTGTCCCGGGCGCTGGCCAGCACCGACGCCGGCGCCCGCGGCCGGATCGCGATCCACCTGCCGGCCGGCAGCGGCGGCGCGGAGGCCGGTGCGGACGCTGGTGCGGGGGCCGGTGCGGGGGCCGGTGCGACCGTCGGCACCGGCCGGGTCGGCCCGGCCGACGTCCGCTCGGCCCAGCAGGGCCGGGTGCTCA of Kitasatospora viridis contains these proteins:
- a CDS encoding alpha/beta hydrolase, which codes for MNLAISGPLDWSIVSGAVAWLLLALGWVALVGLAVSSSKHWWSRRFPTAVVLAAALTALLAIWVDDWWRPFPDPLPRDVEFWAGIALLGPLLAAFRMSALRWRGRFAAFAAALLVLAMGLNEINRHYQEYPTVRVLLAPWLAHTTKLTTGKVAHTVAAPPGRSLESVWHAPAGLPAKGTVSTAAIPGTKSGYAGRDAYVYLPPAYQADPRPLLPVVVLLAGQPGSPSDWVNSGDLAATMDAFAAKHHGLAPIVVTADPTGSTFGNTLCMDSKIAKAQTYLAEDVPDWIHANLQTATGRGATMIGGLSYGGTCAVQLAVNAPQVYGSFLDISGQDEPTLGSHQETVDKAFGGDEAAFDAVDPLHVMARQRFPQTSASFVYGAGDGTYGPQTRTVHAAAVKAGMTTVIGSVPGGHDWGVFKAALAGQTPWIAKTTGLTG
- a CDS encoding bifunctional lysylphosphatidylglycerol flippase/synthetase MprF; this translates as MSAPTESEVPLAPAPPGRAQRMLRAAALPVRALRETPLAVALVLALWLVGALTGSLGHGPPARLLAHVGVGIPSLAAGYWWTPASSLLWCTGIASYLGTSAFALLVGPLAVRRMGIARSAAVLVGGQLAGTLIGTGLVRLGIAAGETWTEGLRDQVAVGPSVGLCALAAALAFRLTALWRRRLQLVVVLVPLVMMVYIGHLQSVQRMAGVLAGLAVGALAARRSGAWLRPRRATNAEARVLVALCVVGSAVGPLMASLYSAADGPFNTFGDLYFSRPPSAEDIAYACSVSIPECAHLKAQAHFFDSPGQLMAALIPVLLVVLAEGLRRGLRLAWCSLVLVQLLWIGLLSWLLSELLGQAGELGGTQVVWQVVGEALLLPVLLLLLLLAARKRFGLRLRRPDVRRLAAVIGGTLLAACTAYVGIGWLVRDQYQPDATLTGLLKGLPAQFLPPAYSDLLPAAPVPVGGTTQALDSYCGLLFWAVTLAVLLVAFRRPSVHQDAAAAQRARQLLTRSGGSTLSFLSTWDGNHYWFDEHGEAAVAYRVIATVALTTGDPFGEPAARERAVAGFGRYCDARGWTPCFYSVSGQTEQAAGALGWRSLQVAEDTVVPLPELAFTGKKWQDIRTALNKAGKQGITAEWWSWQDAPLGLRDQIRSISEEWVADKGLPEMGFTLGGLDELTDPAVRLLVAVDPDRTVHGLTSWMPVYRDGAPVGWTLDFMRRRAEARGDGAHQPFRGVMEFLIASAALGFKEEGAEFLSLSGAPLARADRGGEPTALQRMLDWIGRSLEPVYGFRSLLAFKAKFQPEYRPMYMVYPDPAALPAITRAIGKAYLPHLTPGQGVRLMRRLSS
- a CDS encoding SsgA family sporulation/cell division regulator encodes the protein MRSTVVEHLVPARLILSTQCSSGLTVVLRYLARDPLAVRMAFPAEYSLDEDRAPRDGAEVVWVFARELLAHGLALPSGLGDVHVRPCRTPHTVVELRAPEGTALLRFESGALRRFLAASYRAVPQGREAALLDPDRALAELLG
- a CDS encoding CopG family transcriptional regulator encodes the protein MAMNLRLRDDQAEALKQRAEQEGTSMNAIVVKAVDDYLARTAQQALVRETALKQAAKWRELMDRLK
- a CDS encoding type II toxin-antitoxin system death-on-curing family toxin; the protein is MTFLYLSAEDVLAVAAAACDDMQIVVRDVGLLESAVHRPAAEMFGEEAYPDLLDKAAALLQSLAINHPLFDGNKRSAWLSCVTFLAINGVDLVPDIDAAEELVIAVATGELEEVKTISQGLRALLPDRP
- a CDS encoding DEAD/DEAH box helicase, whose product is MSPLFSDAADPHHAVRASGTSAASHLSPAFPGRAPWGTAGKLRAWQQGALDTYIEKQPRDFMAVATPGAGKTTFALTLASYLLHNHLVQQVTVVAPTEHLKKQWAEAAARIGIRLDPAYSSGPLSKDYHGIVVTYAGVGVNPMLHRNRTEARKTLVIMDEIHHAGDSKSWGEACFEAFEPATRRLALTGTPFRSDTNPIPFVQYAQDTDGLRKSVADYTYGYGHALADHVVRPVIFLSYSGNMRWRTKAGDELEARLGEPMTKDLIAQAWRTALAPQGEWIPNVLRAADKRLTEVRKAIPDAGALVIATDQNAARAYAKMIREITGQKATLVLSDEAEASKRISDFSEGDDRWMVAVRMVSEGVDVPRLAVGVYATSISTPLFFAQAVGRFVRARKRGETASVFLPSVPMLLGFANEMELQRDHVLDRPKKEGDGLFDEEDRLLAEAERADDGPDGGGEELSYEALGSDAVFDRVLYNAMEFGMQAHPGSEEEEEYLGIPGLLEPDQVHLLLQKRQTRQIQRSRTKPAEEADLLELPAEQRPVVTHQELRELRKELNNLVAAWHHRTSQPHGTIHNELRRQCGGPLTAQATANQLRARIAKVKEWAR
- a CDS encoding IclR family transcriptional regulator translates to MTAETSQTLDRGVRVLKLLADSERGLTVTELAARLAVNRTVVYRLLATLEQHGLVRRDIGGRARVGLGVLRLAHRVHPLLREAALPALRSLAEDLGATAHLTLVDGTEALAVAVVEPSWTDFHVAYRTGLRHPLDESAAGRAILEARKYPGQRRPDQAFVITRAEEQSGASGAAAALVGLSGIEGSVGVVMLNGLVPERVGPRVVEAATEVADALR
- a CDS encoding S16 family serine protease, with protein sequence MSADPTAPARPTGTRLTPRRRALALCGAVLAALVLVAAFAPLPFTKTWPGATADALGSYEGNPVLTITGAPVRGTTGSLRVTTILATGPDQSVSLYQALSGWLNPKVAVLPRDSVYPQGNLTQAAQEMTQAQDSATTAALNHLHLSADQVKVTVNLGDIGGPSGGQMLSLAIIDKLAGDGHGGDLTGGRNIAGTGTIADDGTVGQVGGVALKTQAAARDGATVFLVPRAECADAKVNTPKQLRLIPVNTLDDSLNALNALRAGAPVPAC
- a CDS encoding Lrp/AsnC family transcriptional regulator, which codes for MHPPVMSRIDPLDARLIELLAVEPRIGVLECSRRLQVARGTVQARLDRLIARGVIDGFGPDVDPAALGYPVTAFATLEISQGQGADVRAHLASVPEVLELHTITGQGDMLCRIVARSNADLQRVIDRVVGFDGIVRAATAIALENPVPYRVLPLVAQAAQEGQPDGE